One segment of Aquimarina sp. BL5 DNA contains the following:
- a CDS encoding class I lanthipeptide: MKKRKLNGRLQLDKLTIAKLSNKSLVRGGDDLTLQDSSFVIYCLTKLNDNCGTITVIGATTIGDRPTEGQTKCNCDL, encoded by the coding sequence ATGAAAAAAAGAAAATTAAACGGGAGATTACAATTAGATAAGTTGACTATTGCTAAGTTATCTAATAAGAGTTTAGTTAGAGGAGGAGACGATTTAACATTGCAGGATAGCTCATTTGTTATATATTGTTTGACAAAACTCAATGATAATTGTGGTACAATAACTGTGATTGGTGCCACTACAATAGGAGATAGACCTACAGAAGGGCAAACAAAATGTAATTGTGATTTATAA
- a CDS encoding IS3 family transposase: MKNLYPKVSLGRFCRLLGVTRQAYYQYFWYREQLSFEEDLIVSEVHRIRKHHRHMGGRKLYELLQPFLMEHQIKMGRDRLFDILSANCLLVRRKKKQTVTTNFFHRFKKYSNLIKGFIPEGVNQLWVGDITYWKIEIGFVYIRFITDVYSRKIIGYYLADSLQTSETIKALQMAIRDLPQDCGSRRLIHHSDRGTQYCSHDYVKLLKANNIQISMTENGDPLENAIAERINGIIKEEYLNDYTVENIEEARNLLKTVINLYNQERPHMSIGNLTPNQVYQNNIKTEKLWKNYYVKSPIIVNQ, translated from the coding sequence ATGAAAAACCTTTATCCAAAGGTTAGTTTAGGCAGGTTCTGCCGATTACTTGGTGTTACTCGTCAAGCATATTATCAATATTTTTGGTATCGAGAACAACTTTCTTTTGAAGAAGATTTAATTGTCTCTGAAGTACATCGGATACGAAAACATCATCGTCATATGGGAGGTAGAAAACTCTATGAGCTTTTACAACCATTTCTTATGGAACATCAAATAAAAATGGGTAGAGACCGATTATTTGATATTTTATCGGCAAACTGTTTATTAGTAAGACGAAAAAAGAAACAAACAGTAACCACAAATTTTTTCCATAGGTTCAAAAAATACTCAAACCTTATTAAAGGGTTTATACCAGAAGGAGTAAATCAGTTATGGGTAGGTGATATCACTTATTGGAAAATTGAGATCGGTTTTGTCTATATACGTTTTATAACAGATGTTTATTCTAGAAAAATTATAGGGTATTATTTAGCAGATAGTTTACAAACTTCAGAAACAATCAAGGCTTTGCAAATGGCTATAAGAGATTTACCACAAGACTGTGGGAGTAGAAGGTTAATACATCATTCTGATAGAGGGACTCAGTATTGTAGCCATGACTATGTGAAACTATTAAAAGCTAATAATATTCAAATTAGTATGACTGAAAATGGAGATCCACTAGAAAATGCGATAGCAGAACGTATTAATGGAATTATTAAAGAAGAATACCTAAATGATTATACAGTAGAAAATATAGAGGAAGCTAGAAACTTATTAAAAACAGTGATCAATCTATACAATCAAGAAAGACCACATATGAGTATTGGAAATTTAACTCCGAATCAAGTATATCAAAACAACATAAAAACCGAAAAACTATGGAAGAATTATTATGTAAAAAGTCCTATCATTGTAAATCAATAA
- a CDS encoding S41 family peptidase, whose protein sequence is MILDFFKKYFLGFILVFVIGCQSDDDAPIIIEETINGFWLAADKGYIIEFTDDQDTLYGINTSGCSVLDDNFDADEFAGFQFDLVNANELIGVSELVASDLTFTRLENQNEFCLPDQILRTEDPKINFDHFWNIFNDYYAFFETRNVDWSQYESLRDQVTAENFYETIGELVLLLNDGHVIIEDEENNISIDAGLPSLLERLNAGLIGDLTIDSAEDYDRLYNQRFEVITLKYFGGEFEIDESENIAWGMLDSDIGYVNILGMEGYSADESTELQTLNTVLDRMMDDFENSGVSKLIIDTRFNGGGYDMVSVEIASRFVDQERLAFSKKARLGDSFTESTSISVTPKGNFQFTDDIVLLTSPLTASAAEIFTLCMKDLPYVTIVGDNTNGVFSDILVHVLPNGASIGLSNEVYSDAQGVVYEAIGIGPSEENRVPLFSNDDFNEEKDSGIDRAVELLSSGN, encoded by the coding sequence ATGATTTTAGATTTTTTTAAAAAGTATTTTTTAGGGTTCATTTTAGTGTTTGTAATAGGATGTCAATCCGATGATGATGCACCGATCATTATAGAAGAGACTATAAATGGATTCTGGTTAGCCGCAGATAAAGGGTATATCATTGAATTTACAGATGATCAAGATACGCTTTACGGTATAAATACTTCTGGGTGTTCAGTGCTCGATGATAATTTTGATGCAGATGAATTTGCAGGTTTTCAATTCGATCTGGTTAATGCAAATGAATTAATAGGTGTTTCAGAACTAGTAGCTTCGGATCTTACATTTACAAGATTAGAAAATCAAAACGAGTTTTGTTTGCCGGATCAGATTTTGAGGACCGAAGATCCAAAGATTAATTTTGATCACTTCTGGAATATCTTCAATGATTACTATGCTTTTTTTGAAACAAGAAATGTGGATTGGTCTCAATATGAGAGTTTGCGTGATCAGGTAACTGCTGAGAATTTTTATGAAACTATTGGTGAGTTAGTACTTTTACTAAATGATGGACATGTGATCATTGAAGATGAAGAAAATAATATTAGTATAGATGCTGGTTTGCCTAGTTTATTAGAGAGATTAAATGCAGGATTAATAGGAGATTTAACAATTGATTCAGCAGAAGATTATGATAGACTATATAATCAACGATTTGAGGTGATAACACTAAAATATTTTGGAGGAGAGTTCGAGATAGATGAAAGCGAAAATATTGCTTGGGGTATGCTAGATAGTGATATTGGATATGTGAATATTCTTGGTATGGAAGGTTATAGCGCTGATGAAAGTACAGAGTTACAGACGTTGAATACCGTTTTAGACAGAATGATGGATGATTTTGAGAATTCGGGAGTGTCTAAATTGATTATAGATACTCGTTTTAATGGAGGAGGATATGATATGGTATCTGTAGAAATAGCATCACGATTTGTAGATCAAGAACGCCTTGCTTTTTCTAAAAAAGCTAGATTAGGGGATAGCTTTACAGAAAGCACTTCTATATCTGTAACCCCTAAAGGAAATTTTCAGTTTACGGATGACATTGTATTACTAACAAGCCCATTAACTGCTAGTGCTGCAGAAATTTTCACACTTTGTATGAAAGATTTACCTTATGTAACTATCGTAGGAGATAATACAAATGGTGTTTTTTCTGATATTTTGGTTCATGTATTGCCAAATGGAGCATCCATAGGATTGTCTAACGAAGTATATAGTGATGCTCAAGGTGTAGTTTATGAAGCGATTGGAATTGGACCAAGTGAGGAGAATAGAGTTCCGTTGTTTTCCAACGATGATTTTAATGAGGAAAAGGATAGTGGAATAGATCGAGCGGTTGAATTACTAAGTAGTGGTAACTGA
- a CDS encoding M12 family metallopeptidase, whose protein sequence is MKKPRSLRTLIIVTKLFLVIGSFVFLQSCQNEETLEELNSEESTDTSIQNGSVTQEFAYIGKSGILKEVLYDNQTITVEEIDGKYILEGDIIITPQENTNDAKSTGRRNGDRRWPNYTVPYTIDSSIPNQERITNAIAHWESNTSLRFVKYTGTNVLFDSFVFFKRGDGCSSPVGRQGGPQIITLSDRCSTGNTIHEIGHAIGLWHEQSRSDRNEYLTINYNNIKAGKDHNFKTYLQRGQDGLDLTSTLDFDSLMMYGPCFFAKACGEKDNCFCDPSEATITKKDGSSYFITARELSRGDIQGINKMYPKKFSVNRWATRQGGFWSAQKWMSGDFNGDGRQDYAKVFNDGGNASIDIHISNGSSFSIQRWATKQGGFWDAQKWVVGDFNNDGKDDMAKAFNDGGNASIDVHISNGRNFSIKRWATRQGGFSNDQKWVSGDFNGDGKDDMAKAFNDGGNISIDTHISNGSSFSKRRWATRQGGFANAQNWITGDFNGDGKDDMAKAFNDRGNISIDTHVSNGSSFSIRRWATRQGEFVSTIRCIVGDFNNDGKDDIAKTFNDGGYISIDIHASSGSNFNIQRWATKQSGYANSQKWASGDFNGDGKNDLVKVTSDNNSATIDTHLTL, encoded by the coding sequence ATGAAAAAACCTAGATCATTAAGAACTTTAATCATAGTTACAAAACTATTTTTAGTTATTGGAAGTTTTGTGTTTTTACAGAGTTGTCAAAATGAAGAAACTCTTGAAGAACTAAATTCTGAAGAATCAACAGATACATCAATTCAAAATGGTTCTGTAACACAGGAATTTGCATATATCGGTAAAAGTGGAATACTAAAAGAAGTATTATATGATAATCAAACCATTACCGTAGAAGAAATAGATGGGAAATATATTTTAGAAGGAGATATCATAATAACTCCTCAAGAAAATACAAATGATGCTAAAAGTACCGGACGAAGAAATGGTGATCGCAGATGGCCAAATTATACAGTACCCTATACCATTGATTCTAGTATACCCAATCAGGAAAGAATCACTAATGCTATTGCTCATTGGGAAAGTAATACAAGTTTACGATTTGTCAAATACACTGGGACTAATGTATTATTTGATAGTTTTGTTTTTTTTAAAAGAGGTGATGGATGTTCATCACCAGTTGGCCGACAGGGAGGACCTCAAATAATTACCCTTTCGGACAGATGTTCTACAGGCAATACCATTCATGAAATCGGTCATGCCATTGGATTATGGCACGAACAAAGTAGATCTGATCGAAATGAATACCTTACTATCAATTATAACAATATCAAAGCAGGAAAAGATCATAATTTTAAAACGTACCTCCAAAGGGGTCAAGACGGTCTTGATTTAACATCAACATTAGATTTTGATAGTCTTATGATGTACGGCCCATGTTTTTTTGCTAAAGCTTGTGGTGAAAAAGATAACTGTTTTTGTGATCCATCAGAAGCTACTATAACAAAAAAAGATGGTAGCTCATACTTTATAACAGCTCGTGAACTATCTAGAGGTGACATCCAAGGTATTAATAAAATGTACCCTAAAAAGTTTTCTGTAAATAGATGGGCAACTAGACAAGGCGGTTTTTGGAGTGCTCAAAAATGGATGTCTGGAGATTTTAATGGGGATGGAAGACAAGATTATGCTAAGGTGTTTAACGATGGTGGAAATGCAAGTATCGATATTCATATCTCTAACGGAAGTAGTTTTTCTATTCAGCGTTGGGCTACCAAACAAGGTGGTTTTTGGGATGCTCAAAAATGGGTCGTTGGAGATTTTAATAATGATGGAAAAGATGATATGGCCAAAGCCTTTAACGATGGCGGAAATGCAAGTATTGATGTGCACATCTCTAATGGACGAAACTTTTCTATAAAACGATGGGCTACAAGACAAGGTGGGTTTTCTAATGATCAGAAATGGGTTTCCGGAGATTTTAATGGAGATGGAAAAGATGATATGGCCAAAGCCTTTAATGATGGTGGTAATATTAGTATAGACACTCATATTTCTAATGGAAGTAGCTTTTCTAAAAGACGATGGGCTACAAGACAAGGTGGGTTTGCCAATGCCCAAAATTGGATAACTGGAGATTTTAATGGAGATGGAAAAGATGATATGGCCAAAGCCTTTAACGATAGAGGAAATATTAGTATTGACACTCATGTTTCTAATGGAAGTAGCTTTTCTATAAGACGATGGGCTACCAGACAAGGAGAATTTGTAAGCACTATAAGATGTATTGTTGGGGATTTTAACAATGATGGAAAAGATGATATTGCCAAAACCTTTAATGATGGTGGTTATATTAGTATAGATATACACGCTTCAAGCGGAAGCAATTTTAATATTCAACGTTGGGCAACTAAACAATCTGGCTATGCTAATAGCCAAAAATGGGCATCTGGAGACTTCAACGGAGATGGAAAAAACGATTTGGTTAAAGTTACAAGTGATAACAATTCAGCAACAATAGATACTCATCTAACACTTTAA
- a CDS encoding helix-turn-helix domain-containing protein: MAFQEYPTSHNLEDSYQYLSKAFYENERDTIKAQEYAHKYLLKARKNNDTTNIIHGFYLMSLISESAISHKYSDTIISFTKNSNSPQYPIYSYRQKAVVYFNDGDFKKAFDYFLKVNEEAKKYDNIGLQYSSKKSIGILKGWMGENETALVNLRDCYPFFSKHKKQAPEQYLELLFALSESYNFNKVLDSASVINNLGYKESLELERPYFQSYFILNEGINQFSKEKYIVAKDSLVKAIDLLKKTHDLANLGQAHYYLGKSYAAIGMIDSAIEEHKLVDVIFQKSPQIIPESRKSYEILIDHYKEINDTDNQLKYIERLLSVDSILNSNYKYLIKNVIENYDTPKLIAEKQQIINSLEKENRFSLFWMGSLIILCVIFILVLGYNYVKNKKYKKRFDELYNATNSNETLNKKNLIIEGKDTIGIDETLIKAILVRLEEFESKSEFLKRNITTNSLAKSFDTNSKYLSKVINRYKKKNFNTYINELRIEYVIERLKTDRKFKKYSIRAIANEIGFNSTEVFSKAFYKKNGIHPSYFIKELDKKEKD; this comes from the coding sequence ATGGCTTTTCAAGAATATCCCACGTCTCATAATTTAGAAGATAGTTATCAATATTTGTCAAAAGCTTTTTATGAAAACGAAAGGGATACGATAAAAGCTCAAGAATACGCCCATAAGTATCTTTTAAAGGCAAGAAAAAATAATGATACAACTAATATAATTCATGGTTTTTACTTAATGTCCTTAATCAGCGAAAGTGCTATTTCTCATAAGTATAGTGATACCATTATTTCATTTACTAAAAACAGCAATTCACCTCAATATCCAATTTATTCATATCGACAGAAGGCAGTAGTATACTTCAATGATGGAGATTTTAAAAAAGCCTTTGATTATTTTCTTAAGGTAAACGAAGAGGCGAAGAAATATGATAATATTGGTCTTCAATATTCCAGTAAAAAGAGTATTGGGATATTAAAAGGATGGATGGGAGAGAATGAAACGGCCTTGGTAAATTTAAGAGATTGTTATCCTTTTTTTTCTAAACATAAAAAGCAAGCACCAGAACAATATTTGGAGTTACTTTTTGCACTTTCAGAGTCGTATAATTTTAATAAAGTATTGGATTCTGCTTCTGTAATAAATAATTTAGGTTATAAAGAATCTTTGGAATTAGAACGTCCCTATTTTCAGAGCTATTTTATTCTGAATGAAGGAATAAACCAATTTAGTAAAGAAAAATATATAGTTGCGAAGGATAGTTTAGTAAAAGCTATTGATTTATTGAAGAAGACTCATGATTTGGCTAATCTTGGTCAAGCACATTATTACTTAGGAAAATCATATGCTGCCATTGGTATGATAGATAGTGCTATAGAAGAACATAAGTTGGTAGATGTTATTTTTCAGAAAAGTCCGCAGATAATTCCAGAGAGTAGAAAGAGTTATGAAATCTTAATCGATCATTATAAAGAAATAAATGACACAGATAATCAGCTAAAATATATTGAAAGATTACTAAGTGTAGATAGTATTTTAAATAGCAATTATAAATATTTAATTAAAAATGTAATTGAAAACTACGATACACCAAAGTTGATAGCCGAAAAACAACAGATTATAAATTCACTAGAAAAAGAAAATCGATTTTCTCTGTTTTGGATGGGATCATTAATAATCCTATGTGTAATTTTTATTTTGGTTTTAGGATATAATTATGTGAAAAATAAAAAGTATAAGAAAAGGTTTGATGAATTATATAACGCAACAAACTCCAATGAAACCCTAAATAAAAAGAATTTAATAATAGAGGGAAAAGACACAATCGGGATCGACGAAACCTTAATTAAAGCAATATTAGTTAGATTAGAAGAATTTGAATCTAAATCAGAATTCTTAAAGCGAAATATAACCACGAATAGTTTAGCCAAAAGTTTTGATACCAATTCTAAATACTTATCCAAAGTAATCAATAGGTATAAGAAGAAAAACTTTAATACATATATTAATGAACTAAGAATTGAATATGTTATAGAGAGATTAAAGACAGATAGAAAATTTAAAAAGTACTCTATACGAGCAATTGCGAACGAAATAGGCTTTAATAGTACGGAGGTGTTTTCTAAAGCATTTTATAAAAAAAATGGAATTCATCCCTCATATTTTATCAAGGAACTAGATAAAAAAGAAAAAGATTAA
- a CDS encoding regulatory protein RecX: MEHYCAYQERCHKDIKDKLSSMKLIPEAKEKIILHLLEHNFLNEERFAKSFARGKFRIKKWGKQRIVRELKFRQISAYCIKMALKEIPENEYLETFHELAEKKFATISETNAFKKRKKLIDYLLYRGWENQLVFEKVNELQNN, translated from the coding sequence ATGGAGCATTATTGTGCTTATCAAGAACGCTGTCATAAAGATATCAAGGATAAGTTAAGCTCTATGAAACTAATTCCGGAGGCAAAAGAAAAGATCATCTTACATCTTCTGGAACATAATTTTCTTAATGAAGAACGCTTTGCTAAAAGTTTTGCCAGAGGAAAATTCAGAATTAAGAAATGGGGCAAGCAAAGAATCGTTAGAGAATTAAAATTTAGACAAATCTCTGCCTACTGTATTAAAATGGCTTTAAAAGAAATTCCTGAAAACGAATATTTAGAAACTTTTCATGAGCTCGCAGAAAAGAAATTCGCTACTATTTCTGAAACAAATGCCTTTAAGAAAAGAAAAAAACTAATTGATTACCTCCTCTATAGAGGATGGGAAAACCAATTAGTTTTTGAGAAGGTTAATGAACTTCAAAATAATTAA
- a CDS encoding class I lanthipeptide encodes MKGKQVKRKLSLDKLTIAKLSDTSIIKGGSTDQYSDHQNPNEPTATCASVITCTSVTGIGSATVGNRPTEKLTNCNCGVL; translated from the coding sequence ATGAAAGGAAAACAGGTTAAAAGGAAATTAAGTCTTGATAAATTAACTATTGCCAAATTATCCGACACGTCAATAATAAAAGGAGGTAGTACAGACCAATATAGCGATCATCAAAATCCTAATGAGCCAACTGCTACTTGTGCCTCTGTTATAACTTGTACTTCAGTAACTGGCATTGGAAGTGCTACAGTTGGAAATAGACCTACAGAAAAGCTTACTAATTGTAACTGTGGGGTATTATAA